In the Drosophila biarmipes strain raj3 chromosome X, RU_DBia_V1.1, whole genome shotgun sequence genome, one interval contains:
- the LOC127010713 gene encoding uncharacterized protein LOC127010713, producing MASKRKYSESNSNPTEGKENMKRLLGSNDTEDGEDKAALEGEEPSTSTQSGRDTKEPYGAGTSPQLPGTSCAPISAPWPTTFYHGGVVFHYGTQLSHPIQPKADVELMPPSETNTVLKVVELKELVKLIPPRPRDESEAPEWLQQWSEIVGRQLLILIMTSSAEPPTAGKSGIIVGAPQSASQVAYLFRHGDVEASMDRYIDKYGDSKAKSLRSMWEELYGPYVEKHLNRKLKLASFPVGWKYGPPRFLGPRVQPLRLRLRTVVCRLFCTLQMSRAVDLEVAARSLSNAVYQSRLGVVELQYEAPQRGWLWANGTVMIINVQSEATLNKNLRDVVSRAMGIDDFSLDPRQKLHLVRLYSKTRFPWEVSLRGFSRVQAPTSGPILPRTEVVHYVSKNMPGVSARVFRSGECHTLASTTAQADKMMRHLYMLTAIYQKYF from the exons ATGGCATCCAAACGCAAATATTCTGAATCCAACTCGAATCCGACTGAGGGTAAGGAGAATATGAAGCGTTTGCTAGGTAGTAACGATACGGAGGACGGCGAGGATAAAGCCGCACTAGAAGGCGAGGAACCCTCAACCAGTACTCAATCTGGGCGAGACACAAAGGAACCCTATGGAGCTGGAACCTCCCCGCAACTTCCCGGAACGTCCTG TGCCCCGATTTCTGCACCGTGGCCCACAACTTTTTATCATGGGGGTGTCGTTTTCCACTATGGCACACAGCTCTCCCATCCCATCCAACCAAAGGCCGACGTCGAGCTGATGCCACCTTCCGAAACGAATACTGTACTCAAGGTTGTGGAGCTGAAAGAATTAGTCAAGTTGATCCCACCACGGCCTCGGGATGAGTCGGAGGCTCCGGAGTGGCTTCAGCAGTGGAGCGAGATCGTTGGCAGGCAACTGCTTATCCTGATCATGACCTCGAGTGCCGAGCCCCCAACCGCGGGAAAGTCGGGGATCATAGTGGGTGCCCCGCAGAGTGCCTCGCAGGTCGCCTACCTATTCCGGCACGGGGACGTCGAGGCGAGTATGGATCGTTATATAGACAAGTACGGAGATTCGAAGGCCAAAAGCCTTCGTTCAATGTGGGAGGAGCTGTACGGCCCATATGTGGAGAAGCACCTGAACAGAAAGCTGAAACTGGCGAGCTTCCCAGTGGGTTGGAAGTACGGCCCCCCTAGGTTCCTGGGCCCACGCGTCCAGCCCTTGCGCTTGCGCTTGAGAACGGTGGTCTGCAGACTGTTCTGCACTCTGCAGATGTCCAGAGCCGTGGATCTGGAGGTGGCGGCCAGGAGCCTAAGCAACGCCGTCTACCAAAGCCGCCTAGGTGTGGTCGAGCTTCAGTACGAGGCCCCCCAGAGGGGCTGGCTTTGGGCCAACGGAACGGTGATGATTATCAACGTGCAAAGTGAGGCCACTCTGAACAAGAACCTGCGCGATGTGGTGTCCCGGGCCATGGGCATAGACGACTTCAGCCTCGATCCCCGCCAGAAGCTGCATCTAGTGCGACTCTACTCGAAGACCCGCTTCCCCTGGGAAGTGAGCCTGCGGGGTTTCAGCAGGGTCCAAGCCCCGACTTCAGGTCCAATCCTTCCCAGGACGGAGGTCGTGCACTACGTCAGCAAGAATATGCCCGGAGTGTCGGCCAGGGTCTTTAGGTCGGGAGAGTGCCACACCTTAGCCTCGACCACGGCGCAGGCGGATAAGATGATGAGGCACCTGTACATGCTGACGGCCATTTATCAAAAGTACTTTTAA